A genomic segment from Desulfobulbaceae bacterium encodes:
- a CDS encoding dienelactone hydrolase family protein encodes MLLRILKRVSCFIFIVPLISCTSAHQFINHADNIARQNYLSKKIVRTNLFSLVTYSKFNDTGQSVHVYIEGDGHAFTANKYPSSDPTPHDPVALRLAALDPQPNVLYIARPYQYLGEQSDAEQKYWTSHRFSQDVVDAVDQAIDLYKEPVHSSRIKLFGFSGGGAIATLLSAQRGDVDFLVTIAGNLDHRMHSEIHKVDRLKGSLDPIDHVARLIGVEQIHLVGENDRIVPKEIAEYFCQMSRDAGGRCQVIKVRGVSHANGWAKLWPRLLKDRF; translated from the coding sequence TTTTAAGAATTCTAAAGCGTGTGAGTTGCTTTATCTTCATTGTTCCTTTGATATCCTGCACGTCTGCTCATCAATTCATAAACCATGCTGATAATATTGCTCGCCAGAATTACTTAAGTAAGAAGATCGTTCGGACAAATTTATTTTCTCTTGTTACATATTCTAAATTTAATGACACCGGCCAAAGTGTTCATGTTTACATCGAGGGGGATGGGCATGCATTTACGGCCAATAAGTATCCTTCTAGTGATCCTACCCCGCATGACCCCGTTGCGCTAAGACTGGCTGCGTTAGATCCCCAGCCAAATGTTTTATATATCGCAAGACCTTATCAATATCTTGGTGAGCAGTCTGATGCAGAACAGAAATATTGGACATCTCATCGATTCTCACAGGATGTTGTGGATGCTGTAGATCAGGCCATTGATCTTTATAAAGAGCCCGTTCATTCTTCTAGGATCAAGCTTTTTGGATTCTCCGGCGGTGGCGCGATCGCGACCTTGCTATCAGCCCAAAGAGGCGATGTTGATTTTCTTGTGACCATTGCTGGGAACCTGGATCATCGCATGCATAGTGAGATCCATAAAGTTGATCGCTTGAAAGGGTCTTTGGATCCTATTGATCATGTGGCCCGGCTAATTGGGGTCGAGCAAATTCATCTTGTTGGGGAAAATGACCGTATTGTCCCCAAAGAAATAGCTGAATATTTTTGTCAAATGAGCCGGGATGCCGGGGGAAGGTGCCAGGTCATTAAAGTCAGGGGTGTTTCACATGCAAATGGTTGGGCAAAGCTTTGGCCGAGACTATTAAAAGACAGGTTCTAG